A DNA window from Piliocolobus tephrosceles isolate RC106 chromosome 9, ASM277652v3, whole genome shotgun sequence contains the following coding sequences:
- the LOC113225208 gene encoding signal recognition particle 14 kDa protein-like → MVLLESEQFLTELTRLFQKCRTSGSLYITLKKYDGRTKPIPKKGTVEGFEPADNKCLLRATDGKKKISTVVSSKEVSKFQMAYSNLLRANMDGLKKRDKKNKTKKTKAAAAAVAAAAAPAAAATTATSAATAATAAQ, encoded by the coding sequence ATGGTGTTGTTGGAGAGCGAGCAGTTCCTGACGGAGCTGACCAGACTTTTCCAGAAGTGCCGGACGTCGGGCAGTCTCTATATCACCTTGAAGAAGTATGACGGCCGAACCAAACCCATTCCAAAGAAAGGTACTGTGGAGGGCTTTGAGCCCGCAGACAACAAGTGTCTGTTAAGAGCTACCGATGGGAAAAAGAAGATCAGCACTGTGGTGAGCTCCAAGGAAGTGAGTAAGTTTCAAATGGCTTATTCAAACCTACTGAGAGCTAACATGGATGGGCTGaagaagagagacaaaaagaacaaaactaagaagaccaaagcagcagcagcggcagtagcagcagcagcagcacctgccgcagcagcaacaacagcaacatcagcagcaacagcagcaacagcagcacaGTAA